One Vicia villosa cultivar HV-30 ecotype Madison, WI linkage group LG5, Vvil1.0, whole genome shotgun sequence genomic window, CGGCGATTCTTCTTAAAAATCAATCCAAATGAAACTGAACCCAGATAAACTATCAGTGGCCATGGCTGTACCAAAcaaccaaaccctaaaaattgcaCTGCTTTCATTTAGGGAAAAACTAACCATCTAAAATGGGTTTTTTTCACAGCAATTTTCACAACAATATAATCCACATACAGTCAACACCGTCGAGCCCGAAATCATTCAGTGTGCCACTTTTTGGCAATGAAGAGGAGGTACATTTTCAATTCCACTGATTGCCCTATCTTTAAGCATATTAGTTTGGTACGACGGATCTTGTTTCATATCACCATTCACCAGAAGCAAAACCGGCAAAGACGGTGGATTAATGAGAACTACCTTCAGTCTCTTCTCCTCAATATACTTTCCACTATTATTTACAAACTATACCGTGAAGAAATCCAAAATCtttcaacaaaaaacaaaaaagagttaGACTTTTTTGTAGATTACCTTTTTCGTAGAAAACCAAACAGCATTAggcacaaatatatatatatatatatatatatatatatatatatatatatatatatatatatatatattcatagtCATAGTCATAATTCAGATTTAAACTTTTGTAGATTATCTTTTTCATTTAGGGAAAAACTAACCATCTATTGAAAGTGGCAAGAGGTAGAGGATGAATATTCATGGGTTTTCTGGGTAGGGTGGTCTGTTAGTTGCAGAGAGAgagtaagaataataataataataataataataataataataataataataataataataataagatcaAGTGCCACGTCAGATGCCACACAAGCAAAAGTTAACGCCTTTAGTAaaaattggacggaaaggactaacgtgaacctttttgaacaattaaaggaccactttgacactttttaaagataagggaccagtATGTAACttggggtatagttaagggaccaaaaagagtattttgccttgAATTATTTATACAAGGGTATTTTATTAAACCATGATTTTTAGGGATGGGAGATAATTATTGGATATGGGGTTTCTAGTTTTTGTCCATTATAAGGCACATATGGCCACCTTAGCCCCACCTTTTATTTGGAATGCTTAATTTTTTGTTCAACTTTGGGCTCAAATTCACCCAACAAATCAATACGAAGTGTTTTTTCCATAAAACAAATCTAAAAAACAGAGAATTTCTTATTCCACCCCATACTTTTCCAACGCAACACACGAAATTCCAAAAATGCCCTGAAAACTAGAAATATACTTCCAGTTCGCGTTGTATTAGACATGAACGTTGGAAGAGTTGGAACTAACCAGAAATATAACTATGGTTTAGAACCGTAAATATATTTCTGGTTCGTGGAACAACTAAAAGGCGTGCTGCCTCTTCCCCTTCCATTAcagtttcaaaaacaaaaaacacaaaaactctCTCAATTTCATTTTCACCAAGTCAACCACATTTGCAACTGAAGTTGTTAGAAATAATCAAGAATCTGTCTCTCAATCATCCAACCACAATCAATCAAGTAATTTATTTTTGAACTTTTTAGAGTTTATGACAAATCCACTCAAATGTGTGTTTTAAGTTAGAAATTGGGATTTTGTAGTTTGTTATCAACATTAGGAATCATTAGAAAGGTGTTGGCAATGTCATTTTCATGATAAATGACATTTTTTTAAGCTCATTTGGGGGAAAGGGAAGCCATTAACGTTCTTATGTAATCGCAGCAGGaatcggaaatgcatttctggttTTCATCAAGAACAAAACCGCAAATGCCTTTCCGGTTTTTGTCAATATctattttcaacttttttttgaaCACTGGTCCTCAAGTTAACATTTTTTCCATGCTTCTACAGGAGAAATGACTGACAGAGCATCTCGATTGAGGCACGACAAGGTTGCATAGCATGCTTCTGGGCGGAGATAAAGGAGTCAAGCAACTCAACCTTCTCCTGCCTCTGGACAGATTGTACCGGATGCACCTCTTATAACTTCAGCCTCTGGTGTTCTTGCTTCTACTCCTACTACGTCGTCCTCCTGTAACAGGAGAAATTTTCCAATTCATCCGTATCCGCCCCCGTCCTCACgtagacgcacgtctccactgaGTGTTCGACTCTCAGGTGACACCATATGCCTAGTAACAACCTCTACCACAACTTCCATCACAACCACAGACGACAGCCTAGGCAGTTCCTCAGTCATCCCAAGCACCTGAGTCGGCTCATGAGGCTGCACTTGAGCGTGCACCTACACAGGCTGCACCTGCGGCGCCTCAGGCTTTTGGAAGAGGACCGTTTGATTTATACCTTTTATCATTTTTACCCTAACCATGTTGCTAGACATATTTGGGACGAACATGtatgaattttaaattttgatttctattacatttttttaatgaattttactATGAATTTTAAATTTTGGTTTGTTGATTAAATTCGTCAAAAATTTATGCAGGAACGTGATACGCTCAAGGTCATTAACCATGGGCGAAAGATTAATAGATTTGTGCCCGTGTTGAGCCACAGCTTGATGAGCTTTTACAACTTTCAGGGTTGAAAAATTTGGCCCAGTGTGGATATAACGTGGTTAACTGGGCTATGATTAACGCTTTCGTTGAGAGGCGGCACCATGAGACGTTGTCGTTTCATCTACCACATGGTAAGGTGACGATCACACTCGACGACGTCGCGTGCCGGCTGCATCTTCTGATTATATGGACATTCTTGGATCATGAGAGGATCGATAAAGATGAGGCGTTGGATATGTTGGTTAAGAAGTTGGGAGTTACCCCTCAGAGTGTCCTGGGAGATATTGATAAAACTCTTGGTTGCCACGTCAGGTATAGTTATTTGGGTCAAGTGTTCACGAATGGGATAAGGCGTGCACGAGAGGCTGATAGTGATCCCGAGCATGTTACCATTCACAAGAGGTTTTCTACGAGAGCATACCTTTTGTATCTTGTTGGCAGACAGATTTTTGTGGACACTAGTGCCACTTACACTGATATCATGTACCTAcaatattttgatgattttgagaCGATCCACTAATGGAATTGGGGGGGCTGCTGCCTGGTTTacttgttaattattttgattccgGAACTAACTATTTAATTTTCCTATTTCAAGGATGGATCCTACAGCACTTTTCCCGCATCTCGGGTTGGTCACTTGCTACGGGTTATACTGAAGATAAGTCGCGTGCTTGTGCAGACGACCCGCTCAGAGGGATCCAGGCGATAGAGTTGTTCCGGGTGTACATTGACAGGCTGGTGCATGAGGACATACACTTGTGTTCATACATCGACTACCGTGTGACGATACCATTTGACGAGGTTGCGCTATTTACGATTTGGTTGGCCCGCGGAATTCGCAAGACGACTACTTATATGTCTGAGCGGGTGATGCGTCAGTTCGGGTTCACCCGGACTATTCTCCGAGATCCTACTGTATATGCTCCTCTGACGGTAAAACAGAGGGATATGGATGCTTTGTTTGATGATTTTGAGAATCATCTTGTTCTTGATGAGGCTAGGAGTACCGTAGCACCATATGATTGGAGCTACAAGCACGGTTACATGATATAGCTCTTCCGGGTGTTCCATCCATACATGGTACATGATGCTCCAGGGAACCCACTGAGACCAGTTCATCAGGAGATCCTAGAGAAGGAGTAGGCTAGGGTCGATCATGCCACTGACGTGTTGCCTAGGTGTCGTCGTATCATGGAGATTGCGCGGGATGGTATTGATAGAGATTTGTTTCCTGATGGATTTGATGTTAGAGGTGTTTTGGATGCCATCATGGCGGAGGCTCATGAAACTTTGTTTTACAAGAGGCAGCGAAGGGAGACCTCGAGGGTGACAGGTCGACTCATCATCCGCCATACCTAGTAGTACTTGATGATGTATTTGTATTTtggttatagtttttttttaattatatttggattacatttttgtatttgatatatatatatatatatatatatatatatatatatatatatatatatatata contains:
- the LOC131605542 gene encoding uncharacterized protein LOC131605542, which produces MINAFVERRHHETLSFHLPHGKVTITLDDVACRLHLLIIWTFLDHERIDKDEALDMLVKKLGVTPQSVLGDIDKTLGCHVRYSYLGQVFTNGIRRAREADSDPEHVTIHKRFSTRAYLLYLVGRQIFVDTRWILQHFSRISGWSLATGYTEDKSRACADDPLRGIQAIELFRVYIDRLVHEDIHLCSYIDYRVTIPFDEVALFTIWLARGIRKTTTYMSERVMRQFGFTRTILRDPTVYAPLTVKQRDMDALFDDFENHLVLDEARSTVAPYDWSYKHGYMI